From Skermanella sp. TT6, a single genomic window includes:
- a CDS encoding UDP-N-acetylglucosamine 1-carboxyvinyltransferase produces MWTPRPVASNATDFISIEGGARLTGQVRVPGAKNATLPALVAACLSREPTTLTNVPLDLADVRLMITTLGAHGVRIAFDGPSTLTLDGSGWHGGAFSPELSTRFRHVLLLMGLSAFYRVPADLTGVGGCSLGSRKHDLHAQLFSDFGYFVFDNERSFSICGGPKAETVTTSFHYPSFGATLNFLFAAVGRVGQQSILHNAALNPEVIDTITLLQSMGAEIAWDANRTLSVTGPRKLQGVSHQILGDRVFAATLAAAVACTRGEALVTGVGAEYLANEFEVWQAAGLRVQPTATGFGVACPDRLTARDVSTRPYPGFHTDIQPLHTVMMSLAQGTSRVTETILDDRFRYCPELVRMGARIDVVDGGFTCVNGQEGKIAVVEGVERLHASDVQATDIRGGAAVVVAALAAEGRTSIGNVYQLDRGYADLATVLSSLGARIQRVNATYSPASSAEQNTPLNKRGAACLTPLPG; encoded by the coding sequence ATGTGGACCCCTCGCCCCGTTGCCAGCAACGCCACGGATTTCATCTCGATCGAGGGCGGCGCGCGTCTGACCGGGCAGGTCCGCGTTCCCGGCGCCAAGAACGCCACGCTGCCGGCCCTCGTCGCGGCGTGCCTGTCCAGGGAGCCGACCACGCTGACCAACGTGCCGCTCGATCTCGCCGATGTCAGGCTGATGATCACGACCCTGGGCGCCCATGGCGTGCGGATCGCCTTCGATGGTCCCAGCACGCTCACCCTGGACGGCAGCGGCTGGCATGGCGGGGCCTTCTCGCCCGAACTGTCGACGCGGTTCCGTCACGTCCTGCTCCTCATGGGCCTGTCGGCGTTCTACCGGGTTCCCGCCGACCTGACCGGCGTCGGCGGCTGCTCGCTGGGGAGCCGCAAGCATGACCTGCACGCGCAGCTGTTTTCCGACTTCGGCTACTTCGTCTTCGACAACGAGCGGTCGTTCAGCATCTGCGGCGGCCCCAAGGCGGAAACCGTCACGACGTCGTTCCATTATCCGTCGTTCGGGGCCACCCTGAACTTCCTGTTCGCGGCCGTGGGGCGGGTGGGGCAGCAGTCGATCCTGCATAACGCCGCCCTGAACCCCGAGGTCATCGACACGATCACGCTCCTGCAGTCCATGGGAGCCGAGATCGCCTGGGACGCCAACCGCACCCTTTCGGTCACCGGGCCGCGGAAACTGCAGGGCGTTTCTCACCAGATCCTGGGCGACCGCGTCTTCGCGGCGACGCTGGCCGCGGCGGTGGCCTGCACCCGCGGCGAGGCCCTGGTCACCGGCGTCGGCGCGGAATACCTCGCCAACGAGTTCGAGGTCTGGCAGGCCGCGGGCCTCCGGGTCCAGCCGACGGCGACCGGGTTCGGCGTCGCCTGCCCCGACAGGCTGACCGCCCGGGACGTCTCCACCCGCCCCTATCCCGGCTTCCACACCGACATCCAGCCGCTCCATACCGTCATGATGTCCCTCGCCCAGGGCACTTCGCGGGTGACCGAGACCATCCTGGACGACCGTTTCCGGTACTGCCCCGAACTGGTGCGGATGGGTGCCCGCATCGACGTGGTCGACGGGGGATTCACCTGCGTCAACGGACAGGAAGGCAAGATCGCCGTGGTCGAAGGCGTGGAACGGCTTCACGCCTCCGACGTTCAGGCAACGGACATCCGCGGAGGTGCCGCGGTCGTCGTCGCCGCCCTCGCGGCCGAGGGCAGGACGTCGATCGGAAACGTCTACCAACTGGACCGCGGCTATGCCGACCTGGCGACCGTGCTGTCGTCGCTCGGGGCCAGGATCCAGCGGGTCAACGCAACCTACTCTCCCGCGTCGTCCGCGGAACAGAATACTCCCCTCAACAAGCGAGGCGCAGCATGCCTGACCCCTTTGCCGGGCTGA
- the murB gene encoding UDP-N-acetylmuramate dehydrogenase has translation MPDPFAGLTTQRPIRCDEPLHPYTTWKVGGTARWFWEPDGDALPDVLRRCRETGISVRVLGRGSNVLIDSRGFDGLVICMRNSFTDIEVEGSTVRAGAGVQLPKLARTASRAGIAGFGFLVGIPGSVGGGTAMNAGLTAKGRREISTILEAATVVDLTSGETATVPAAELGLDYRQSNLAEKRWMVTEVVFRGPSLGDPKELMSEIRSHMADRHAKQPLDRRTAGSTFKQPAGGAAAGWYIENAGLKGCRIGSAVISHKHANWIENTGAATSDDIRNLVEHVQESVASRFDVALDPEVTFLI, from the coding sequence ATGCCTGACCCCTTTGCCGGGCTGACTACGCAGCGGCCGATCCGGTGCGACGAACCGCTCCACCCCTACACGACCTGGAAGGTCGGCGGGACGGCGCGGTGGTTCTGGGAACCCGACGGCGATGCCCTGCCCGACGTCCTGCGGCGGTGCCGGGAAACCGGCATTTCCGTCCGGGTGCTCGGCCGCGGCTCCAACGTCCTGATCGACAGCCGCGGCTTCGACGGCCTGGTGATCTGCATGCGGAACAGCTTCACCGACATCGAGGTCGAGGGATCGACGGTGCGTGCCGGCGCCGGCGTCCAGTTGCCCAAGCTGGCGCGGACCGCGTCCCGCGCCGGGATCGCCGGCTTCGGGTTCCTGGTCGGCATCCCGGGCTCGGTCGGCGGCGGGACCGCCATGAACGCGGGCCTGACCGCCAAGGGACGCCGGGAGATCTCGACGATTCTCGAGGCCGCCACGGTCGTCGACCTCACCTCGGGCGAGACCGCCACCGTCCCCGCCGCCGAACTCGGCCTCGACTACCGGCAGAGCAACCTGGCGGAGAAGCGATGGATGGTCACGGAAGTCGTCTTCCGCGGCCCCTCCCTGGGGGACCCGAAGGAACTCATGTCCGAGATCCGGTCCCACATGGCGGACCGCCATGCTAAGCAGCCGCTGGACCGCCGCACCGCCGGAAGCACCTTCAAGCAGCCGGCGGGCGGCGCCGCGGCCGGCTGGTACATCGAGAATGCCGGCCTGAAGGGCTGCCGGATCGGCAGCGCCGTGATCAGCCACAAGCATGCGAACTGGATCGAGAACACGGGTGCCGCCACGTCCGACGACATCCGGAACCTGGTCGAGCATGTCCAGGAGTCCGTCGCATCGCGTTTCGATGTCGCCCTGGACCCCGAAGTCACTTTCCTGATCTGA
- a CDS encoding polysaccharide biosynthesis C-terminal domain-containing protein, with translation MRLKPLGQAALLFSSRLLVRFTALLTLLVVARALDSHEFGFYAYSALVALFLSSVGHLGMRQAGARSLGQKAASRAQVEQASLISWLLSSLASVAVATLLLWHYGDISTVSKALAIGTTLPMLFVNIYQGMNLGEGKVEQLAWADLIGRIIPLALIAPMALLGDATLEFALGATLGGQVAAALYVGWTLRLGAAGRVPLELGGFWRLQRTGMSYILPYSLYMGNGLLVAHLVNTLSSLADAGRYFGVSKLCEIFSEIAVAVGTTLFSQGVRESGRAEDLASALGMIRFSVFLFICISVVLAVGAEPVVHLMLGSDFLPAVDALRILMIGAPFGALLRMLQMYLASQGQPLAGTAVLGPSIVVQGLLCWLLIPEYGLMGAAAATVVVQAAGAVGILILFCKRFKASPIDVLLVRPRELWSIVRNLSLKILRRQRKLHVA, from the coding sequence ATGCGGCTCAAACCCCTCGGCCAGGCGGCGCTGCTGTTCTCGTCGCGCCTGCTTGTCCGTTTCACGGCCCTGCTGACCCTGCTCGTCGTGGCGCGGGCGCTGGACTCTCACGAGTTCGGCTTCTACGCCTACTCGGCACTGGTGGCGCTGTTCCTGTCCTCGGTCGGACATCTGGGAATGCGCCAGGCAGGCGCCCGGAGCCTGGGCCAGAAGGCGGCGAGCCGCGCGCAGGTCGAGCAGGCGAGCCTGATCAGCTGGCTGCTGAGTTCGCTGGCGTCCGTCGCCGTCGCGACCCTGCTCCTGTGGCACTACGGGGATATCTCGACCGTCTCCAAGGCATTGGCGATCGGCACCACCCTGCCGATGCTGTTCGTCAACATCTACCAGGGAATGAACCTGGGAGAGGGAAAGGTCGAGCAGCTCGCCTGGGCCGACCTGATCGGGCGCATCATTCCGCTGGCCCTGATCGCTCCCATGGCCCTGCTGGGCGACGCGACCCTGGAGTTCGCGCTTGGGGCGACGCTCGGCGGCCAGGTCGCGGCGGCTCTCTACGTGGGGTGGACGCTGCGGCTCGGGGCCGCGGGCAGGGTCCCGCTGGAGCTGGGGGGGTTCTGGCGGCTGCAGCGGACGGGGATGAGCTACATCCTCCCCTACTCGCTCTACATGGGCAACGGCCTCCTGGTCGCCCATCTGGTCAACACGCTTTCCTCGCTGGCCGACGCGGGCCGGTATTTCGGCGTGTCGAAGCTGTGCGAGATCTTCTCCGAGATCGCCGTCGCGGTGGGCACGACCCTGTTCTCCCAGGGCGTGCGGGAGTCGGGGCGGGCGGAGGACCTGGCTTCGGCGCTGGGCATGATCCGGTTCTCCGTCTTCCTGTTCATCTGCATCTCCGTCGTCCTCGCGGTCGGGGCCGAACCGGTCGTCCACCTGATGCTCGGAAGCGACTTCCTGCCGGCCGTGGACGCCCTGCGGATCCTGATGATCGGCGCCCCCTTCGGGGCGCTGCTGCGCATGCTGCAGATGTATCTGGCGTCGCAGGGCCAGCCCCTTGCCGGCACCGCGGTCCTCGGGCCGTCGATCGTCGTCCAGGGGCTTCTGTGCTGGCTGCTGATCCCGGAATACGGCCTGATGGGCGCGGCGGCGGCCACCGTCGTCGTCCAGGCCGCCGGGGCGGTCGGAATCCTGATCCTGTTCTGCAAACGGTTCAAGGCGTCCCCGATCGATGTTCTGCTGGTTCGCCCCCGGGAGCTGTGGAGCATCGTCCGCAACCTGTCCCTGAAGATCCTGCGCCGCCAAAGGAAGCTCCATGTCGCCTGA
- a CDS encoding glycosyltransferase family 2 protein, whose protein sequence is MSPERNRIPVRSSAPMVSVVTGYYNRGPLVRRTVDAILGQSFSDFELIAFNDCSKDDTGRQLDAYDDPRLTVIHHERNTGFTRGIMNAIARSRGRYVAVQGSGDASAPDRLARQVEMFERNPDVVAVGCHYRNIVEGSGMVRVRTPSAEGLTVEKLRKSNIFSHGEVMFRRDAYERAGGYRSEFTFSQDYDLWLRLIGQGRFAVVPEVLYDRYVQFDGVSFEPAKLSRQVRFTQLAVQLSHLSPALQEERLAELRAHGIDSIVTLREQSIQAQIFKAASKLMLFGNAAQAHQLAAKHLSSRRFKAAYLILSSLAGKPMDRVTRPLLDRILTIERRAPKAVP, encoded by the coding sequence ATGTCGCCTGAACGAAACCGGATCCCCGTGCGCTCCTCCGCACCCATGGTTTCCGTGGTTACCGGCTATTACAACCGCGGCCCACTGGTCCGCCGGACCGTCGACGCGATCCTCGGCCAGAGCTTCTCCGACTTCGAGCTGATCGCGTTCAACGACTGCTCGAAGGACGATACCGGAAGGCAGCTGGACGCCTATGACGATCCCCGCCTGACCGTGATCCACCACGAGCGGAACACCGGGTTCACCCGGGGCATCATGAACGCCATTGCCCGGTCCCGAGGGCGTTACGTCGCGGTCCAGGGATCGGGCGACGCGTCGGCTCCCGACCGGCTGGCCCGGCAGGTCGAGATGTTCGAGAGGAACCCCGACGTGGTCGCGGTCGGCTGCCATTACCGCAACATCGTGGAAGGCAGCGGCATGGTCCGGGTGCGGACACCGTCGGCCGAGGGACTCACCGTCGAAAAGCTCAGGAAGAGCAACATCTTCTCGCACGGCGAGGTGATGTTCCGCCGCGATGCCTATGAGCGGGCCGGCGGCTACAGGAGCGAGTTCACCTTCTCCCAGGACTACGACCTGTGGCTCAGGCTGATCGGGCAAGGCAGGTTCGCGGTCGTGCCGGAGGTCCTGTACGACCGCTATGTCCAGTTCGACGGCGTCTCGTTCGAGCCCGCGAAGCTGAGCCGGCAGGTCCGCTTCACGCAGCTGGCGGTCCAGCTCTCGCACCTGAGCCCGGCCCTCCAGGAGGAGCGGCTGGCCGAGCTGCGGGCGCACGGCATCGACAGCATCGTGACGCTCCGCGAGCAGTCGATCCAGGCCCAGATCTTCAAGGCCGCGTCCAAGCTGATGCTCTTCGGGAACGCCGCGCAGGCACACCAGCTGGCGGCCAAGCACCTGTCCTCGCGGCGCTTCAAGGCGGCTTACCTCATCCTGAGTAGCCTGGCAGGAAAGCCGATGGACCGGGTCACGCGCCCGCTTCTTGATCGTATACTGACGATCGAGCGCCGCGCACCCAAGGCAGTTCCATGA
- a CDS encoding O-antigen ligase family protein, producing MSRFLLFLAFVAFTLTEVQSPRFGDEERRLFAPFVPLILGGAVLLLSPRLMRMPHAVVASPPVVWLLAYLGWVAATTVWSGNVAESAFALTILVLALLVGIGLSGLPTDLSMRAYVASAVVVSLMGWLALGAGQSAMLSDNPFIWRFKSILTHEQRLALMTGLAATFVMMWLTDREHGLSRRVLVLCSVLAVCLASLAATQARFFTAVSMLMILGVMIYRLRRDMGSTFLLLTLSGVAGACLMIIAATLLSRGDADGTLTNRIPIWLMTLDAIRDHPIVGHGLATFRFGAVDKWNWVPAHAHNMWLNAAFENGWPAALLLTIFFISTIRSGIAYTRAFGVLSPALVTSIYCMITGTMGITAGSNKLSPIYGLIILLICQEAREMALLRRITPNPRSSAGEAYPVSIVTTREAIRS from the coding sequence ATGAGCCGTTTCCTCCTGTTCCTGGCGTTCGTCGCCTTCACCCTGACGGAGGTGCAGTCGCCGCGCTTCGGCGACGAGGAACGACGCCTGTTCGCCCCTTTCGTGCCGCTGATCCTCGGCGGCGCGGTGCTCTTGCTGAGCCCGCGCCTGATGCGGATGCCCCACGCCGTGGTGGCGTCGCCTCCTGTGGTCTGGCTGCTCGCGTATCTGGGTTGGGTCGCCGCGACGACGGTCTGGTCCGGCAACGTCGCGGAATCCGCTTTCGCCCTGACCATCCTCGTCCTGGCGCTGCTGGTCGGCATCGGCCTGTCGGGCCTGCCCACCGACCTGTCGATGCGCGCCTACGTGGCCTCGGCCGTCGTGGTCAGCCTGATGGGCTGGCTGGCGCTGGGCGCCGGGCAGAGCGCCATGCTGTCGGACAATCCCTTCATCTGGCGGTTCAAGAGCATCCTGACCCACGAGCAGCGCCTGGCGCTCATGACGGGATTGGCGGCGACCTTCGTCATGATGTGGCTGACCGACCGCGAGCACGGGCTGAGCCGGCGGGTCCTTGTCCTGTGCTCCGTGCTCGCCGTCTGCCTGGCATCCCTGGCCGCGACGCAGGCGCGTTTCTTCACGGCGGTGTCCATGCTCATGATCCTCGGGGTGATGATCTACCGCCTCCGCCGGGACATGGGCAGCACGTTCCTGCTGCTGACCCTCAGCGGGGTCGCCGGAGCCTGCCTGATGATCATCGCCGCGACCCTGCTGTCCCGGGGCGATGCCGACGGCACGCTCACCAACCGGATCCCGATCTGGCTGATGACGCTCGACGCCATCCGCGACCATCCGATCGTCGGCCACGGGCTGGCGACCTTCCGTTTCGGCGCGGTCGACAAGTGGAACTGGGTTCCCGCCCATGCCCACAACATGTGGCTCAACGCGGCGTTCGAGAACGGCTGGCCGGCGGCCCTGCTGCTGACCATCTTCTTCATCTCCACCATCAGGAGCGGTATCGCCTACACCCGCGCCTTCGGCGTGCTGTCTCCTGCGCTGGTCACCTCGATCTACTGCATGATCACCGGCACGATGGGGATCACCGCGGGCAGCAACAAGCTCAGCCCGATCTACGGCCTCATAATCCTGCTGATCTGCCAGGAAGCGCGGGAGATGGCGCTGCTCCGCCGCATCACGCCGAACCCCCGGTCGAGCGCCGGGGAAGCTTACCCTGTCTCCATCGTGACTACGCGAGAGGCAATCCGATCGTAG
- a CDS encoding GumC family protein has protein sequence MARNQLSAPSRELPPAREGGSVVLQIRPPEEDRIIDLSRFFSLLYRERWLILAVALLTAALAGTVLTQMAPQYSSSVLLKAESGAAKGSGLEALLPALSGEDAGLRSEIDVMRSRTIVGRVVDRLGLVEDPEFNPVLDDPNQGALARIWDKAYSTAMGFIRGGGPPPTEEGIRYMTVDSTVRNLSVSNDAGSLSILVSFHSSDPSKSARIANTLVDEYLAYRSAEKLNLARSATGWLGESLNQLREQVRDAEQKVQAFRAENNLVDTESGSVLVQRMSEMNAQLVQLRAERQTAEAKLQSARDAMSNGGAVAEMLDSPVIQRLRDQEGELSRQLTEQSQLGRRHPVIIELRSRLAAVQNDIQAEMRRIVSGLASNVVAFKAREVSLERAYNTLSEEIGGQGPARAQLDQLQSEARTLRATFEQTLAQYKAIDNPDRLSAPDLSVVSAAAAPIFPSFPQKVPMLAGAAILGILLGAVAAILRDLLDRSMRSLESVEASLNIPVLGLVPRLTRSRAKNPGAYLRDRPGSTFAQGMRDIAHATQAGTATTGRNVILVTSTAPGEGKTTFCEAFAVQMARMGRKVLIIDGDLRRRATSRRQREGGVDLSTMLQRGLPYESVPRHDPRLGVDVAPSFTATPEPDFLLNSERMQQFVTMASHDYDLVIIDSPPIGAVHDAAILASMAAQCIYLVQWGKTPKSAALAGLRKLRRFADDIHVTSVLTQVHMRRYASYDKGIYSPYGAKYESYFRN, from the coding sequence GTGGCACGTAACCAACTTTCCGCCCCATCCAGGGAGCTGCCTCCAGCGCGCGAGGGCGGCTCCGTCGTCCTCCAGATACGGCCACCCGAGGAAGACCGGATCATCGACCTGTCGAGGTTCTTCTCGCTGCTGTACCGGGAGCGATGGCTGATCCTTGCCGTGGCGCTTTTGACAGCCGCCTTGGCGGGCACGGTCCTGACGCAGATGGCTCCCCAATACTCGTCGTCGGTCCTCCTCAAGGCCGAGAGCGGGGCCGCCAAGGGGAGCGGCCTGGAAGCCCTGCTGCCTGCGCTTTCCGGCGAGGACGCCGGCCTGCGCTCCGAGATCGACGTGATGAGGTCCCGCACGATCGTCGGGCGGGTGGTCGACCGGCTCGGCCTGGTCGAGGACCCGGAGTTCAATCCCGTGCTCGACGATCCCAACCAGGGCGCGCTTGCCCGGATCTGGGATAAGGCCTATTCCACGGCCATGGGCTTCATCCGCGGCGGCGGCCCGCCTCCCACCGAGGAGGGCATCCGCTACATGACCGTGGACTCGACTGTAAGGAACCTGAGCGTCTCCAACGATGCCGGGTCCCTGTCGATCCTCGTCAGCTTCCATTCCTCCGATCCGTCCAAGTCGGCCCGCATCGCGAACACGCTGGTCGATGAGTATCTGGCCTACCGGAGCGCCGAAAAGCTGAACCTGGCCCGTTCGGCCACCGGCTGGCTGGGCGAATCCCTCAACCAGCTGCGCGAGCAGGTCCGCGACGCGGAGCAGAAGGTCCAGGCCTTCCGCGCCGAGAACAACCTGGTCGATACGGAAAGCGGCTCCGTGCTCGTCCAGCGCATGTCGGAGATGAACGCCCAGCTCGTCCAGCTCAGGGCCGAGCGGCAGACGGCGGAAGCCAAGCTGCAGTCGGCGCGGGACGCGATGAGCAATGGCGGCGCGGTGGCGGAGATGCTGGACTCCCCGGTGATCCAGCGGCTGCGCGACCAGGAAGGCGAGTTGTCGCGGCAGTTGACCGAGCAGTCCCAGCTGGGCCGGCGCCATCCCGTGATCATCGAGCTGCGCTCCAGGCTTGCGGCCGTGCAGAACGACATCCAGGCGGAGATGCGCCGGATCGTTTCCGGCCTGGCCTCCAACGTGGTCGCGTTCAAGGCGCGCGAGGTCAGCCTGGAACGGGCCTACAACACCCTGTCCGAGGAGATCGGCGGCCAGGGTCCGGCCCGTGCCCAGCTGGACCAGCTCCAGAGCGAGGCCAGGACGCTCAGGGCGACCTTCGAGCAGACGCTCGCGCAGTACAAGGCGATCGACAACCCGGATCGCCTGTCGGCTCCCGACCTGTCGGTCGTGTCGGCCGCCGCGGCGCCGATCTTCCCCTCCTTCCCGCAGAAGGTCCCGATGCTGGCGGGCGCCGCCATCCTGGGCATCCTGCTGGGGGCCGTCGCCGCCATCCTGCGCGACCTGCTCGACCGCAGCATGCGCAGCCTGGAAAGCGTCGAGGCGTCGCTGAACATCCCCGTCCTCGGCCTGGTTCCCCGCCTGACCCGGTCCAGGGCCAAGAACCCCGGCGCCTATCTCCGCGACCGGCCGGGCTCGACCTTCGCGCAGGGGATGCGCGACATCGCCCACGCCACCCAGGCGGGAACGGCGACCACCGGCCGGAACGTGATCCTCGTGACGTCGACGGCGCCGGGCGAAGGCAAGACCACGTTCTGCGAGGCGTTCGCCGTCCAGATGGCCCGGATGGGCCGCAAGGTCCTGATCATCGACGGCGACCTGCGCCGGCGCGCGACCAGCCGGCGCCAGCGGGAAGGCGGCGTCGATCTCAGCACCATGCTTCAGCGGGGCCTGCCCTACGAATCCGTTCCCCGGCACGACCCTCGCCTGGGCGTGGACGTCGCCCCGTCCTTCACGGCCACTCCGGAGCCGGACTTCCTGCTGAACTCCGAGCGGATGCAGCAGTTCGTCACCATGGCGTCGCACGATTACGACCTGGTCATCATCGACAGCCCGCCGATCGGCGCGGTCCATGACGCGGCGATCCTGGCGTCCATGGCCGCCCAGTGCATCTATCTGGTCCAATGGGGCAAGACGCCCAAGTCGGCGGCCCTGGCCGGCCTGCGCAAGCTTCGCCGGTTCGCCGACGACATCCACGTGACATCGGTGCTGACCCAGGTCCACATGCGGCGCTATGCCAGCTACGACAAGGGGATCTACAGCCCCTACGGCGCCAAGTACGAAAGCTACTTCCGGAACTGA
- a CDS encoding calcium-binding protein, with protein sequence MIGGKFEPNDHSTAVATLNFTHVSGSVYVEGVHIDHQYAGEKDAISVYSAEGKQANFTLQNSLIENVKGSYYGIHGDVFQPQGPIGDVKFYNVTASTTYQGLFLQPRDPIKSVELENVEIRKLPGGDAKSWLYYFSQPGDHLYPVSLRNVYVTEQPGQRAEYNSVYPPIGLGGAVRTGDMITFPNLPYSGSMKVGTAGFVSADKVGLGYEASGLPASGAFRGTAGDDVFQGGSGTDTLDYGWATSAVVVDLVLGKSSGGGGNDRFSGIDNVKGSAHADRIVGNSGSNVLAGGAGDDSLSGGGGNDRLIGGTGRDTLRGDAGDDWLEGGQGDDVLDGGSGFDTVDYSAAPGAVAVDLNAGTATGGDGTDTLVSIEAVAGSAFDDTLIGNWAVNYLAGNAGNDVLRGGGGDDWLSGGAGNDILDGGTGADRMLGGAGDDTYYVDNAGDTVEENAGEGVDTVYSTISWTLGANVENLTFTGYASLTGRGNGLANVMRGGNGSDTLHGLGGDDKLYGGAGGDFLYGGDGNDTLDGGDGNDTLKGGAGNDILLGGAGNDWLEGGAGADTMIGGAGNDTYIVNDVTDILIERPGEGTDTARATVSYVLAAEVENLTLEGNSALSGTGNASANVIRGNAADNILRGMGGDDTLHGNAGDDWLDGGDGNDMLYGGEGDDLLEGGAGNDRLDGGTGADRMIGGSGDDTYYVDDAGDEIFELPGGGIDLVWSSVSMVMANEVENLILVGTGNLDGTGNALGNKIQGNGGANLLRGGAGDDWLQGWDGNDRLEGGDGNDGLEGGAGNDILIGGAGRDRLSGGAGADRFVFNSVDDSGPGWGQRDNILDFQPGIDIIDLRAIDADTTLAGDQAFTFIGGSAFGKVAGQLRWYEANDFRIAQGDVNGDGVSDFELQITGTTSIEKSFFLL encoded by the coding sequence GTGATCGGCGGCAAGTTCGAGCCGAACGACCACTCGACGGCGGTCGCCACCCTGAACTTCACCCATGTTTCCGGATCGGTCTATGTGGAGGGCGTCCATATCGACCACCAGTATGCCGGCGAGAAGGACGCCATCTCCGTCTACAGCGCGGAAGGCAAGCAGGCCAACTTCACCCTGCAGAACTCGCTGATCGAGAACGTCAAGGGCAGCTACTACGGCATCCACGGCGACGTCTTCCAGCCCCAGGGACCGATCGGCGACGTCAAGTTCTACAATGTCACGGCGTCCACGACTTACCAGGGCCTGTTCCTGCAGCCCAGGGATCCGATCAAGTCGGTCGAGCTGGAGAACGTGGAGATCCGGAAGCTCCCGGGCGGCGATGCGAAGTCATGGTTGTATTATTTCTCCCAGCCCGGCGACCACCTGTACCCGGTCTCGCTCAGGAACGTCTACGTCACCGAGCAGCCGGGGCAGCGCGCCGAGTACAATTCGGTCTATCCTCCGATCGGGCTGGGCGGCGCGGTCCGCACCGGGGACATGATCACCTTTCCCAACCTTCCCTATTCCGGGTCCATGAAGGTCGGAACCGCGGGGTTCGTCTCGGCGGACAAGGTCGGCCTGGGCTATGAGGCGAGCGGCCTTCCGGCTTCCGGCGCCTTCCGCGGAACCGCCGGCGACGACGTGTTCCAGGGCGGCTCGGGGACCGATACCCTCGACTACGGCTGGGCCACGTCCGCGGTCGTGGTCGACCTGGTGCTCGGCAAGTCGAGCGGCGGGGGCGGCAACGACCGGTTCAGCGGCATCGACAACGTCAAGGGCTCCGCCCATGCGGACCGGATCGTCGGCAACTCCGGAAGCAACGTGCTGGCGGGCGGGGCCGGCGACGACAGCCTGTCCGGCGGGGGCGGCAACGACCGTCTGATCGGCGGGACGGGCAGGGACACCCTCCGCGGGGATGCGGGCGACGACTGGCTCGAAGGTGGTCAGGGCGACGACGTCCTGGACGGCGGTTCCGGTTTCGACACCGTCGACTATTCGGCCGCCCCGGGCGCAGTGGCGGTCGACCTCAATGCCGGGACCGCGACGGGGGGCGACGGGACGGACACGCTGGTCTCCATCGAGGCGGTGGCGGGATCGGCCTTCGACGATACCCTGATCGGCAACTGGGCCGTCAATTACCTGGCGGGCAACGCCGGGAACGACGTGCTGCGGGGCGGCGGCGGCGACGACTGGCTGTCGGGCGGGGCCGGCAACGACATCCTGGACGGCGGGACCGGCGCCGACAGGATGCTGGGCGGCGCCGGCGACGACACCTACTATGTCGACAATGCCGGCGACACGGTCGAGGAGAACGCGGGCGAGGGCGTCGACACCGTCTACTCCACCATCTCCTGGACCCTGGGCGCCAATGTCGAGAACCTGACCTTCACCGGCTATGCGAGCCTGACCGGGCGCGGCAACGGGCTGGCGAACGTCATGAGGGGCGGCAACGGGTCGGATACGCTCCACGGCCTCGGCGGCGACGACAAGCTCTACGGCGGCGCGGGCGGGGATTTCCTGTATGGCGGCGACGGCAACGACACGCTGGACGGCGGCGACGGCAACGACACCCTGAAAGGCGGCGCCGGCAACGACATTCTCCTCGGCGGTGCCGGCAACGACTGGCTCGAGGGCGGGGCGGGCGCCGATACCATGATCGGCGGCGCGGGGAACGATACCTATATCGTCAACGACGTGACCGATATCCTGATCGAGCGTCCCGGGGAGGGCACCGACACCGCGAGGGCGACGGTATCCTACGTCCTCGCCGCCGAGGTCGAGAACCTCACGCTGGAAGGGAACTCCGCCCTGTCCGGGACCGGCAACGCGTCCGCCAACGTGATCCGGGGCAACGCCGCGGACAATATCCTGAGGGGAATGGGGGGCGACGACACCCTTCACGGCAACGCGGGCGACGACTGGCTGGACGGCGGCGACGGCAACGACATGCTGTACGGGGGCGAGGGCGACGACCTGCTGGAAGGCGGCGCCGGCAACGACCGCCTCGACGGCGGAACGGGCGCGGACCGGATGATCGGCGGGTCGGGCGACGATACCTACTACGTGGACGATGCGGGCGACGAGATCTTCGAGCTGCCCGGCGGCGGCATCGACCTCGTATGGTCCTCGGTCTCGATGGTCATGGCCAACGAGGTCGAGAACCTGATCCTGGTCGGGACGGGCAACCTCGACGGCACCGGCAACGCCCTCGGCAACAAGATCCAGGGCAACGGCGGCGCGAACCTGCTGCGAGGGGGCGCCGGCGACGACTGGCTCCAGGGCTGGGACGGCAACGACCGGCTCGAAGGCGGGGACGGCAACGACGGCCTGGAGGGCGGGGCCGGGAACGACATCCTGATCGGCGGCGCCGGGCGCGACCGGCTGTCCGGCGGAGCGGGGGCGGACCGGTTCGTCTTCAACTCGGTCGACGACAGCGGGCCGGGATGGGGACAGCGGGACAACATCCTGGATTTCCAGCCCGGGATCGACATCATCGACCTGAGGGCGATCGATGCCGACACCACGCTGGCGGGCGACCAGGCCTTCACCTTCATCGGCGGGTCCGCCTTCGGCAAGGTCGCCGGCCAGCTCCGGTGGTACGAGGCGAACGATTTCCGGATCGCCCAGGGCGACGTGAACGGGGACGGGGTATCCGACTTCGAACTCCAGATCACCGGCACCACGTCGATCGAGAAGTCGTTCTTCCTTCTCTGA